The following DNA comes from Deltaproteobacteria bacterium.
CCGGGACGATCTGTTCGACGAGCCGTTCCGGCAGTTCTTCCGCCGGCCGATCTTCGAGGAGGGGGAGAAAGACCAGCTCCACCTCACGGTGTCCGCCGACCGGCTGACGGTCCGCGGCGAGGCGCCACCCGGAAGGTCCTCCACGTCCGGCGGCGCTGCGAGGTGGCTCCTCGCCCTCTTCGTCGTGCTGGGAAGCACCTCTCTCATGGGTGCCGCCCGGGCGGACGAGACCCCGGACGCCTCGGACATCGAGGACGGAGCATCCAACGACTACGACCCATGGCAGCGCTTCAACGAGAAGATGTTCTTTTTCAATCACGACATCTTCGACCGACGCCTCCTGAAACCGATCGCCAAGGGATGGAACAAGGCCCTCCCCGACGTCGGGAAGCGGGCGCTCGATCGCGCCTTCGACAACCTCGGCATGCCGAGGCGCCTGGTGAACAACCTTCTCCAGGGTCGCTTCCGCGGCGCGGGTCGCGAAGTCGCGCGCTTCGGCGTGAACACGACGATCGGTGTGGTCGGCTTCCTCGATGTCGCGAAGGCGCAGCTCCACATCGACAGCAGCGACGCCGACACCGGACAGACCCTCGGCGTGTACGGCTGGGGCCCCGGGCCGTACCTCGTGCTCCCCAGCCTCCAGCCGCTCACCGTCCGTGACGGCATCGGGTACGGCGTGGACGGGCTCCTCGATCCTTTCGGGTACGTCACGCCGTTACTCGCGACGACGGGGATGTCGGTCGTGAAGCAGGTCAACAAGCGTTCCCTGAACCTCGAGCTCTTCCAGGACGTCGAGGACAGTGCCCTCGACCTCTACAGCGCCGTCCGCAACGGCTACCTCCAGCGCCGCCATGGGTCGATCGAGGAGGCTATCGAGGCGCGCCACACCGAGTGGCATCCGCCGCCAGTGAAGGAGACTGCCGAGCGGTGAGGTCGCTCGTCGCGACCTCTGGCACAGCGTCGGGAGCGGGTGGCCGGGGTCTCCGGCTACTCGTCCGC
Coding sequences within:
- a CDS encoding VacJ family lipoprotein translates to MSLVPWELFPALRRRDDLFDEPFRQFFRRPIFEEGEKDQLHLTVSADRLTVRGEAPPGRSSTSGGAARWLLALFVVLGSTSLMGAARADETPDASDIEDGASNDYDPWQRFNEKMFFFNHDIFDRRLLKPIAKGWNKALPDVGKRALDRAFDNLGMPRRLVNNLLQGRFRGAGREVARFGVNTTIGVVGFLDVAKAQLHIDSSDADTGQTLGVYGWGPGPYLVLPSLQPLTVRDGIGYGVDGLLDPFGYVTPLLATTGMSVVKQVNKRSLNLELFQDVEDSALDLYSAVRNGYLQRRHGSIEEAIEARHTEWHPPPVKETAER